From one Halococcus agarilyticus genomic stretch:
- a CDS encoding GNAT family N-acetyltransferase has translation MSDVSVRAATVADVDGIQRIARRAWRATYGDFLAEAAIDAILDDWYAAEELEASITAEGSVYLVAEDEGIAGYASAAPIDAEDDDREAQLYAIYVDPDRWGHGIGTALLDEIVDRLAKRDVEQLRIEVLADNTVGVSFYESRGFERTDERERTVGDRTLPEYVYHQDL, from the coding sequence ATGAGCGACGTATCGGTTCGAGCCGCCACGGTGGCTGACGTGGACGGGATCCAGCGGATCGCGCGTCGTGCGTGGCGGGCAACGTATGGGGACTTTCTCGCCGAGGCGGCGATCGACGCGATCCTCGACGACTGGTACGCGGCCGAGGAGCTCGAAGCCTCGATCACGGCAGAGGGGAGCGTCTACCTCGTGGCCGAGGACGAGGGGATCGCGGGCTACGCGAGCGCCGCACCGATCGACGCCGAGGACGACGATCGGGAGGCCCAGCTGTACGCCATCTACGTCGATCCCGACCGGTGGGGCCACGGGATCGGCACGGCGCTCCTCGACGAGATCGTCGATCGTCTGGCGAAGCGTGACGTCGAGCAGCTACGGATCGAGGTCCTCGCGGACAACACGGTCGGCGTCTCGTTTTACGAATCGCGCGGGTTCGAACGGACCGACGAGCGCGAGCGGACGGTCGGCGATCGGACGCTGCCCGAGTACGTCTACCACCAGGATCTTTGA
- the rio1 gene encoding serine/threonine-protein kinase Rio1, which produces MNDEEEYGLVDTEATEEPGDEWEELDVSDTEADRVARKQDREFSAFRERIKDADQFKVEGGVFDEATLGALYKLVQDGHIDAFGGPISTGKEAHVFLADADGADVAVKIYRINASDFRQMRQYLEGDPRFRNIGSKKKKVVLAWTKKEFANLRRAAAAGVNVPEPIAVERNVLVMEFVGHEGERAKRLGEVHVENPRTTYEVVREYTRRLYDAGLVHGDLSEYNIVVHDSQLWIIDLGQAVTIHHPNSREFLERDCRNVANFFARQGLDTDGEELLAHVTSEAAPRED; this is translated from the coding sequence ATGAACGACGAAGAGGAGTACGGTCTCGTCGACACCGAGGCCACCGAGGAGCCGGGCGACGAGTGGGAGGAACTCGACGTTTCAGACACCGAAGCGGATCGAGTCGCCCGCAAGCAGGACCGCGAGTTCTCGGCGTTCCGCGAGCGCATCAAGGACGCCGACCAGTTCAAGGTCGAGGGCGGCGTCTTCGACGAGGCGACCCTCGGCGCGCTCTATAAGTTAGTTCAAGACGGCCACATCGACGCGTTCGGCGGACCGATCTCGACGGGCAAGGAGGCCCACGTCTTCCTCGCGGACGCGGACGGGGCCGACGTCGCGGTCAAGATCTACCGGATCAACGCGAGCGACTTCCGGCAGATGCGGCAGTATCTGGAGGGCGATCCGCGCTTCCGGAACATCGGCTCGAAGAAGAAGAAGGTGGTGCTCGCGTGGACGAAAAAGGAGTTCGCGAACCTCCGGCGGGCGGCCGCGGCGGGGGTCAACGTGCCGGAGCCGATCGCGGTCGAACGCAACGTGCTCGTGATGGAGTTCGTGGGTCACGAGGGCGAGCGCGCGAAACGCCTCGGCGAGGTCCACGTCGAGAACCCTCGAACTACTTACGAGGTCGTCCGGGAGTACACCCGCCGGCTGTACGACGCCGGGCTGGTCCACGGCGACCTCTCGGAGTACAACATCGTGGTCCACGACTCCCAGTTATGGATCATCGACCTCGGCCAGGCGGTCACGATCCACCACCCCAATAGCCGCGAGTTCCTCGAACGCGACTGCCGGAACGTGGCGAACTTCTTCGCGCGCCAGGGGCTCGACACCGACGGCGAGGAGCTCCTCGCCCACGTCACGAGCGAGGCCGCCCCGCGCGAAGACTGA
- a CDS encoding nucleotidyltransferase domain-containing protein yields the protein MATQTLPPDFLAALETLCDRLDDTEVTWAVTASTNLALRGIPVEPGDIDVMTDGPGAEVIERRLEEYVESGVARSRSVEHRIASDFGMLDIGGVRVEIMGDVEHLVDGEWVSTADIATNREFVGVDGHDVPVMALEREREGYRELGRDQRAELVDAHCGGET from the coding sequence GTGGCCACCCAGACCCTTCCTCCGGACTTTCTCGCTGCACTCGAGACGCTGTGTGACCGGCTCGACGACACCGAGGTCACGTGGGCCGTCACGGCGAGCACGAACCTCGCGCTTCGTGGGATTCCGGTCGAGCCTGGCGACATCGACGTCATGACTGACGGGCCCGGAGCCGAGGTAATCGAGCGACGCCTCGAAGAGTACGTGGAGAGCGGAGTGGCGCGATCGAGATCGGTCGAACACCGCATCGCCTCCGACTTCGGGATGCTCGACATCGGTGGCGTCCGCGTCGAGATCATGGGCGATGTCGAACACCTAGTCGACGGCGAGTGGGTATCGACAGCCGACATCGCCACCAACCGGGAGTTCGTCGGGGTCGACGGCCACGACGTACCGGTGATGGCGCTGGAACGGGAGCGCGAGGGGTACCGCGAGCTGGGGCGCGACCAGCGCGCCGAACTCGTCGACGCACACTGCGGTGGCGAGACATGA
- the eif1A gene encoding translation initiation factor eIF-1A produces the protein MSGNQGQGNLRMPDDDEVFAVVTEMLGANRVKVRCMDGTERTARIPGRMQKRVWIREDDVVLVSPWDWQDEKGDIEWRYDKGAADQLREEGHIQG, from the coding sequence ATGAGCGGCAACCAGGGACAGGGGAACCTCCGGATGCCGGACGACGACGAGGTGTTCGCCGTCGTGACCGAGATGCTGGGCGCGAACCGGGTCAAGGTCCGGTGTATGGACGGGACGGAGCGGACGGCGCGGATCCCGGGCCGGATGCAAAAGCGGGTCTGGATCCGCGAGGACGACGTCGTGCTCGTCTCGCCGTGGGACTGGCAGGACGAGAAGGGCGACATCGAGTGGCGCTACGACAAGGGGGCCGCCGACCAGCTCCGCGAGGAGGGCCACATTCAGGGATAG
- a CDS encoding DUF7470 family protein — protein MLNRLGLAGVVGVLCCLAGLGIVAYAAPIVAGGIALVLVGLVLVARGLLSGMLAAFGMDGML, from the coding sequence ATGCTGAACCGACTCGGTCTCGCCGGTGTCGTCGGCGTGCTCTGCTGTCTCGCCGGTCTCGGGATCGTCGCCTACGCCGCCCCGATCGTCGCGGGCGGGATCGCACTCGTGCTCGTCGGACTCGTCCTCGTGGCGCGCGGCCTGCTCTCGGGGATGCTCGCCGCGTTCGGGATGGATGGGATGCTCTAA
- a CDS encoding DUF460 domain-containing protein, which translates to MSSRISALDAVVFGVDVQSGDVRGDAPSYAVVAFDGESLDRDVVSHRKLRRLIDREEPAIVATDNVYELAADKDALVRLLGSLPDETRLVQVTGDEQPEPLSRVASRHGVPYGKKPMQEAEAAARLAAANVGYEVSAFTDTTEVKVSRGRSTGSGGWSEDRYTRRIHGSVKRRAREVDSELREAGLDYEMDETEKYGGYANAVFTVEARPSNIPISARRAGDTRTEIERVRRDGIEFRPLAKRRDHVLVGIDPGTTTAVAIVGLEGRVLDVLSTRTADTAAVIEWIVERGRPVIVAADVEPMPSTVEKIRRSFSAAGWVPERDLPVDEKQHRTREEGYENDHERDALAAALHAFDAYEDTFERVGQKVPPRIETGEVIARVVAGEESVETVLADLSDDDEADDDEDEHEPRELTSEEQRIKELETRVERLDSHVDDLEATIEEKEETIAEYERELTDARREERREARERREVNRLERENERLERERDEQREANEELTEKFDRLKELWRLDHSNFADVAEAKQGLVPVKPVAKFTKNALQAADERYGLAAGDVVYLRDASGAGRSTAETLVEREPRVVLKDGGLSEVARELLFEHGIPVAPADEVPIEEVDDLAVAREGAVEAAIEGWKERADAWRKNQNESMVDQVISEHRADRGESD; encoded by the coding sequence GTGAGCAGTCGCATCAGCGCGCTCGACGCGGTGGTGTTCGGGGTCGACGTCCAGAGTGGGGACGTCCGTGGCGACGCGCCCTCCTACGCCGTGGTGGCCTTCGATGGCGAGAGCCTCGACCGCGACGTGGTCTCGCACCGAAAGCTCCGGCGGCTGATCGACCGCGAGGAGCCCGCGATCGTCGCCACCGACAACGTCTACGAGCTCGCCGCCGACAAGGACGCGCTCGTTCGGTTGCTGGGCAGTCTGCCGGACGAAACCCGACTCGTCCAGGTCACCGGCGACGAGCAGCCCGAACCCCTCTCCCGGGTCGCGAGCCGGCACGGGGTTCCCTACGGCAAGAAACCCATGCAGGAGGCAGAGGCCGCCGCGCGGCTCGCGGCCGCGAACGTAGGCTACGAGGTTTCTGCCTTCACCGACACCACCGAGGTGAAGGTTTCGCGCGGGCGCTCGACCGGCAGCGGTGGGTGGTCGGAGGACCGCTACACGCGGCGGATCCACGGTTCGGTGAAGCGTCGTGCCCGCGAGGTCGACAGCGAGTTGCGGGAGGCGGGCCTCGACTACGAGATGGACGAGACCGAGAAGTACGGCGGGTACGCCAACGCGGTGTTCACCGTCGAGGCGCGCCCGTCGAACATTCCGATCTCGGCCAGGCGAGCGGGCGACACCAGGACCGAGATCGAGCGCGTCCGGCGCGACGGCATCGAGTTCCGGCCGCTGGCGAAGCGCCGGGATCACGTGCTCGTGGGGATCGATCCCGGCACCACGACCGCGGTGGCGATCGTCGGTCTCGAGGGTAGGGTGCTGGACGTTCTCAGTACCAGAACCGCCGACACCGCCGCGGTGATCGAGTGGATCGTCGAGCGCGGGCGACCAGTGATAGTGGCGGCCGACGTCGAGCCGATGCCCTCCACAGTCGAGAAGATCCGCCGGAGCTTCTCGGCGGCAGGCTGGGTGCCCGAGCGCGACTTGCCCGTGGACGAGAAACAGCACCGAACCCGCGAGGAGGGGTACGAGAACGACCACGAGCGCGACGCACTCGCCGCCGCCCTCCACGCGTTCGACGCATACGAGGACACGTTCGAGCGCGTCGGGCAGAAGGTGCCCCCGCGGATCGAGACCGGCGAGGTGATCGCGCGCGTTGTCGCGGGCGAGGAGTCCGTCGAGACCGTTCTCGCCGATCTCTCGGACGACGACGAGGCCGACGACGACGAAGACGAGCACGAACCGCGCGAACTCACGTCCGAAGAGCAGCGGATCAAGGAGCTCGAAACGAGAGTCGAGCGCCTCGATTCACACGTCGACGACCTCGAAGCGACGATCGAGGAGAAAGAGGAGACGATCGCGGAGTACGAACGCGAACTCACCGACGCCAGGCGCGAGGAGCGCCGCGAGGCGCGAGAGCGCCGGGAGGTCAACCGACTCGAGCGCGAGAACGAACGCCTCGAACGCGAACGCGACGAGCAGCGCGAAGCGAACGAGGAACTCACCGAGAAGTTCGACCGGCTGAAGGAGCTCTGGCGGCTGGATCACTCGAACTTCGCGGACGTGGCCGAAGCGAAACAGGGTCTCGTCCCCGTGAAACCGGTCGCGAAGTTCACCAAGAATGCGCTCCAGGCGGCCGACGAGCGTTACGGTCTCGCGGCGGGCGACGTGGTCTACCTCCGCGACGCGTCGGGAGCCGGGCGCTCGACGGCCGAAACCCTGGTCGAGCGCGAGCCCCGCGTCGTGCTCAAGGACGGCGGGCTTTCGGAGGTCGCACGGGAACTCCTGTTCGAACACGGGATCCCGGTCGCACCCGCCGACGAGGTACCGATCGAGGAGGTCGACGATCTCGCGGTCGCGCGCGAGGGGGCGGTCGAGGCCGCCATCGAGGGATGGAAGGAGCGGGCGGACGCCTGGCGCAAGAACCAGAACGAATCGATGGTCGACCAGGTCATCAGCGAACACCGGGCCGACCGTGGTGAGAGCGACTGA
- a CDS encoding adenylate kinase: MSQQPNVLLLGPPGAGKGTQSANVADEYDIPHVTTGDALRANKDMETEHGTPRSFMEAGELVPDPVVNEIVAEALGDEGYVLDGYPRNEEQVAYLADITTLDAVCLLSVSESELVDRLTGRRVCDECGANYHVEFDQPAEEGVCDECGGELIQREDDTEDTVRERLRVYHETTEPVVEHYREAGVLQEIDGEQAPDAVWDDLRATIDETV; this comes from the coding sequence ATGAGCCAGCAACCGAACGTCCTGCTGCTCGGGCCCCCCGGTGCAGGGAAGGGCACCCAGAGCGCGAACGTCGCCGACGAGTACGACATTCCCCACGTCACGACCGGCGACGCACTCCGAGCGAACAAGGACATGGAGACCGAGCACGGTACCCCGCGCTCGTTCATGGAAGCGGGCGAACTCGTCCCCGATCCCGTGGTGAACGAGATCGTGGCCGAGGCGCTCGGCGACGAGGGGTACGTGCTCGACGGCTACCCCCGGAACGAGGAGCAGGTCGCGTACCTCGCGGACATCACGACCCTCGACGCCGTCTGTCTGCTCTCGGTGAGCGAGTCCGAACTGGTCGATCGGCTGACCGGCCGGCGGGTGTGCGACGAGTGTGGCGCGAACTACCACGTCGAGTTCGACCAGCCCGCGGAGGAGGGCGTCTGTGACGAGTGCGGCGGCGAGTTGATCCAGCGCGAGGACGACACCGAGGACACCGTTCGCGAGCGCCTCCGGGTCTACCACGAGACCACCGAGCCCGTGGTCGAGCACTACCGCGAGGCGGGCGTCCTCCAGGAGATCGACGGCGAGCAGGCCCCCGACGCGGTGTGGGACGACCTCCGGGCGACGATCGACGAGACGGTCTGA
- a CDS encoding DUF106 domain-containing protein, whose translation MARTADKVRSLIAEDGAFENALSVVLSRAGHASPDEEATPDGGTQPHTVTWGDVSDDLTSGQWGRLIESGILTDADGSGFAVNDPEGVREALGDDAVETSDGDDEESSWTTYDKLAALGALSLFPAYWFSPIRNAVGGAVDLFLGPLDAVLPFYAVVIVLSVLTGLYSTLLQANLMNTEKMSEVQEKMSNIQERRKEAKERGDDAALERIQEEQMDAMGDQLGMFKEQFRPMVWIMLLTIPAFVWMYWKIGIRGGGTTHIDPGEGSIVLPMFGTLEWTEQLAGFVWVWLVWYFLCSTAFRLIIQKTLNIRTTPGT comes from the coding sequence ATGGCGCGGACAGCCGACAAAGTGCGTTCGCTGATCGCCGAGGACGGCGCGTTCGAGAACGCGCTTTCGGTGGTGCTCTCGCGGGCCGGCCACGCATCCCCCGACGAGGAGGCCACTCCCGACGGCGGCACGCAGCCACACACCGTGACGTGGGGCGACGTCAGCGACGACCTCACGAGCGGCCAGTGGGGCCGGCTGATCGAGAGCGGCATCCTGACCGACGCCGACGGCAGCGGGTTCGCGGTCAACGATCCCGAAGGGGTGCGCGAGGCGCTGGGTGACGACGCAGTCGAAACGAGCGACGGCGACGACGAGGAGTCGAGCTGGACCACCTACGACAAGCTCGCGGCCCTCGGCGCGCTCTCGCTCTTTCCTGCCTACTGGTTCTCGCCGATCCGGAACGCGGTCGGCGGCGCGGTCGACCTCTTCCTCGGGCCGCTCGATGCGGTTCTCCCCTTCTACGCCGTCGTGATCGTGCTCTCGGTGCTCACGGGACTGTACTCCACGCTGCTCCAAGCGAACCTGATGAACACCGAGAAGATGAGCGAGGTCCAGGAGAAGATGAGTAACATCCAAGAGCGCCGGAAGGAAGCGAAAGAGCGCGGCGATGACGCCGCCCTCGAACGCATCCAGGAGGAGCAGATGGACGCGATGGGCGACCAGCTCGGGATGTTCAAGGAGCAGTTCCGTCCGATGGTCTGGATCATGCTGCTCACCATCCCGGCGTTCGTCTGGATGTACTGGAAGATCGGCATCCGTGGGGGTGGCACCACGCACATCGATCCGGGTGAGGGGTCGATCGTGCTCCCGATGTTCGGCACGCTGGAGTGGACCGAGCAGCTCGCCGGGTTCGTCTGGGTCTGGCTGGTCTGGTACTTCCTCTGCTCGACCGCCTTCCGGCTGATCATCCAGAAGACGCTCAACATCCGGACCACGCCCGGCACGTAG
- the cmk gene encoding (d)CMP kinase: MFVTLSGPAGGGTSTTAAALAEALGYEHVSGGDIFRSVADERGLTPLELNRLAEDDDEIDRALDRRQREIATDRDDVVLESRLAGWMAGEHADLRLWLDAPLHVRAERIADREDKPTNLAREETEAREGSEARRYHEYYGIDIEDRSIYDLAVSTARWDPETVLDLLREACERYDPADDEGGVVVDADYDR, encoded by the coding sequence ATGTTTGTCACCCTCTCGGGGCCGGCCGGCGGCGGCACGTCCACGACCGCCGCCGCCCTCGCCGAGGCGCTGGGCTACGAGCACGTGAGCGGCGGCGACATCTTTCGGTCCGTCGCCGACGAGCGTGGGCTCACCCCCCTCGAACTCAACCGACTCGCCGAGGACGACGACGAGATCGACCGCGCCCTCGACCGCCGCCAGCGCGAGATCGCCACCGACCGTGACGACGTGGTGCTCGAATCACGGCTCGCGGGCTGGATGGCGGGCGAGCACGCCGACCTCCGGCTCTGGCTCGATGCGCCTCTCCATGTGCGTGCCGAACGGATCGCCGACCGCGAGGACAAGCCCACGAACCTCGCGCGCGAGGAGACCGAAGCCCGCGAGGGGAGCGAGGCGCGACGCTACCACGAATACTACGGTATCGACATCGAGGATCGCTCGATCTACGACCTCGCGGTGAGCACCGCACGATGGGATCCCGAGACCGTTCTCGATCTCCTCCGCGAGGCGTGTGAGCGCTACGATCCCGCCGACGACGAGGGCGGGGTCGTCGTCGACGCCGACTACGATCGCTGA
- a CDS encoding RNA-guided pseudouridylation complex pseudouridine synthase subunit Cbf5: MMRGPPGERSPDDRLDFGVVNLDKPPGPSAHQVTGWVRDLVGVDRAAHAGTLDPKVTGCLPILLGDATRLAQVFLEGAKEYVAVLELHGPAPDDLDAVLDAFESPIHQKPPKKSAVARRLRVRTVHALDPLDVKERRVLLRIRCESGTYVRKLCHDLGLALGTGAHMGDLRRVGTTPFDDTDLVSLHDLTDALAFAEDDDTEPLADAVQPAERALSHLPRVTIAPNAAREVAEGAPVYAPGVLSIEDVSATDADEPPLVACCTPDGAAVCLGRLVGEADAERGTVVDLERVLI, translated from the coding sequence CTGATGCGCGGCCCGCCAGGCGAGCGCTCCCCCGACGACCGCCTCGACTTCGGCGTCGTGAACCTCGACAAACCACCCGGGCCCTCCGCCCACCAGGTCACGGGCTGGGTCCGCGATCTCGTCGGGGTCGACCGCGCGGCCCACGCCGGCACGCTCGACCCGAAGGTCACGGGCTGTCTCCCGATCCTGCTCGGCGACGCGACTCGGCTCGCCCAGGTCTTCCTCGAAGGCGCGAAGGAGTACGTGGCGGTCCTCGAACTCCACGGCCCAGCTCCCGACGATCTCGACGCCGTGCTCGACGCGTTCGAGAGCCCGATCCACCAGAAACCACCCAAAAAGAGCGCGGTCGCGCGCCGGCTGCGGGTCCGCACGGTCCACGCACTCGACCCGCTCGACGTCAAGGAACGTCGCGTCCTGCTACGGATTCGGTGTGAGAGCGGAACCTACGTCAGGAAGCTGTGTCACGACCTCGGCCTCGCGCTCGGCACTGGCGCGCACATGGGCGACCTCCGGCGAGTCGGAACGACGCCGTTCGACGACACGGATCTCGTGAGCCTCCACGACCTCACGGACGCGCTCGCGTTCGCCGAGGACGATGATACCGAACCGCTCGCGGATGCCGTCCAGCCAGCCGAGCGCGCGCTCTCGCATCTCCCACGGGTGACGATCGCGCCGAACGCCGCCCGCGAAGTGGCGGAGGGTGCGCCGGTGTACGCGCCGGGCGTCCTTTCGATCGAGGACGTGTCGGCGACGGACGCCGACGAACCGCCGCTGGTCGCGTGTTGCACGCCCGACGGGGCCGCGGTCTGTCTCGGGCGGCTCGTCGGCGAGGCCGATGCGGAACGCGGGACGGTCGTGGATCTCGAACGCGTCCTGATCTAA
- a CDS encoding mechanosensitive ion channel family protein — protein MRSLLLQQGIPTSPQGFVDQYGRALIEVAAKAILFVVAFVVIYTVARFVLVRLVRGALDARGFDPKVVGLGGTVARALALFAALSLAATMAGFGTVLAAFATLLGALSLALGFAAQDLLANFAAGIFILKDDPFGIGDWIEWPSGDGTKSGVVQEIGLRVTKLKTFDNELITVPNSELADNAVTNPVADDQLRVPFTFGIGYEDDIEQAKEIIVEEAATVDRLKGEPEPDVILTELADSYVGLTARAHIDDPSRGKYVKALSAWVQAVKERFDAEGIDMPYPYTELTGGIDIENMSEADLAPADD, from the coding sequence ATGCGTTCGTTACTACTCCAGCAGGGAATCCCGACGAGTCCACAGGGGTTCGTCGACCAGTACGGGAGAGCGTTGATCGAGGTCGCGGCGAAGGCCATACTGTTCGTCGTCGCGTTCGTCGTGATCTACACCGTCGCACGGTTCGTGCTCGTCCGCCTCGTGAGGGGTGCGCTCGACGCACGCGGGTTCGATCCGAAGGTCGTGGGACTGGGCGGTACCGTCGCCCGCGCGCTCGCGCTGTTCGCCGCGCTCTCGCTCGCGGCGACGATGGCGGGCTTCGGTACTGTTCTCGCGGCCTTCGCAACCCTGCTCGGCGCGCTCTCGCTCGCACTCGGGTTCGCCGCCCAGGATCTCCTCGCGAACTTCGCCGCCGGGATCTTCATCCTGAAGGACGATCCGTTCGGCATCGGCGACTGGATCGAGTGGCCCTCCGGCGACGGCACCAAATCCGGCGTCGTCCAGGAGATCGGTCTCCGGGTGACGAAGCTCAAGACGTTCGACAACGAGCTCATCACGGTTCCCAACTCCGAACTCGCCGACAACGCCGTCACCAACCCCGTCGCCGACGACCAGCTCCGGGTCCCCTTCACGTTCGGGATCGGCTACGAGGACGACATCGAGCAGGCCAAGGAGATCATCGTCGAGGAGGCGGCGACCGTCGACCGACTCAAGGGCGAGCCCGAACCAGACGTGATCCTGACCGAGCTCGCGGACTCGTACGTCGGTCTCACCGCCCGTGCACACATCGACGATCCCTCCCGCGGGAAGTACGTCAAAGCGCTCTCGGCGTGGGTCCAGGCGGTCAAGGAGCGCTTCGACGCCGAGGGGATCGACATGCCGTACCCCTACACCGAACTCACCGGCGGAATCGACATCGAGAACATGAGCGAGGCCGACCTCGCCCCCGCCGACGATTAG
- a CDS encoding PGF-CTERM sorting domain-containing protein, translating to MTARSRSTAVLVTTLVVLSTVVAGGGIVGAQSDAGGANGTNATAETGVDLPPADDVYVEENGDAVLTYEGAADDTRTNYGLNVSEGLFHALVATDVEGSNDVAADMTAALTGDNLTGNGTLGMARPEALSNLSVNATGLRTDENARSDVAAAATVTGASLARSVPIERAGMEGNVTTTGSTFDADLAASAQLTQPLGQSQHQAYHISEGNGTYTLNVSQERPVFGAAASRWETREQAARTLRSQYVAIAESMNGSADLTIESYSFAAREGGRPRLDIEYSITYRGIERAVTDQVASSLTSAEDVDLSRSEARNVSQRLRNLTVNELSVRFDQSESSIEAGMSADLDNYDGAVLAALDVANATDMQSLNAGTMAGMGTAAGGAMPGNAGTTTGTASNASVMNPSAGANAASFNRSLERFRKQFAAQRAANLTREVSFAANVTKPSPQAISVDLESHTRTENWGQYVDELENRDIETNNLEYELHAATEGERVNVTAAVSVSGKNLLKQATNQMLNSSAGPQAGQMNEYVTAFREAGFQKAKMDVSLDDGRMRMETGAAFENMTALRDAFVTLEGDQSIGSVVGRTENGTTTSYVRVEDAVSENASESQVRELAYADDDTAVHLPNAWNRTMPSANTSEADEYLGMTGATSGLTGPGFGVVVAVIALLAAALVAARRRE from the coding sequence GTGACGGCTCGCTCCCGCTCCACGGCGGTTCTCGTCACGACGCTCGTCGTGCTGAGCACCGTCGTCGCCGGTGGGGGAATCGTCGGCGCACAGAGCGACGCAGGCGGCGCGAACGGGACGAACGCCACGGCCGAGACGGGTGTCGATCTGCCGCCGGCCGACGACGTCTACGTCGAGGAGAACGGCGACGCCGTCCTCACCTACGAAGGGGCGGCGGACGACACCCGGACGAACTACGGACTGAACGTCAGTGAGGGGCTGTTCCACGCGCTCGTCGCGACCGACGTCGAGGGGTCGAACGACGTCGCGGCCGACATGACGGCCGCCCTGACCGGCGACAACCTCACCGGCAACGGCACGCTGGGAATGGCGCGTCCAGAGGCGCTCTCGAACCTCTCGGTGAACGCGACCGGGCTGCGGACCGACGAGAACGCCCGCTCGGACGTCGCCGCCGCGGCGACCGTCACCGGCGCGAGCCTCGCCCGGTCGGTGCCCATCGAGCGTGCGGGGATGGAGGGCAACGTCACGACTACGGGCTCGACGTTCGACGCCGACCTCGCGGCGAGTGCGCAGTTGACCCAACCGCTGGGTCAGTCCCAACATCAGGCGTATCACATCTCCGAGGGCAACGGCACGTACACGCTGAACGTCTCGCAGGAGCGGCCCGTCTTCGGGGCCGCCGCGTCGCGCTGGGAGACCCGCGAACAGGCAGCGCGGACGCTCCGCAGCCAGTACGTCGCGATCGCGGAGTCGATGAACGGGTCGGCCGACCTCACGATCGAGTCGTACTCGTTCGCCGCGCGGGAGGGTGGCCGACCGCGACTCGACATCGAGTACTCGATCACCTACCGCGGGATCGAACGCGCTGTCACCGACCAGGTCGCGTCGTCGCTGACGTCGGCCGAGGACGTCGATCTCAGCCGATCGGAGGCGCGGAACGTCTCCCAGCGACTCCGGAACCTCACGGTGAACGAGCTCTCGGTCCGGTTCGACCAGAGTGAGAGCTCGATCGAGGCCGGCATGAGCGCCGACCTCGACAACTACGACGGGGCCGTGCTCGCGGCGCTCGATGTCGCGAACGCGACCGACATGCAGTCGCTCAACGCGGGTACCATGGCGGGGATGGGAACGGCCGCTGGCGGTGCGATGCCCGGGAACGCCGGGACCACGACGGGGACCGCCTCGAACGCCTCCGTTATGAACCCGTCGGCGGGCGCGAACGCGGCGTCGTTCAACCGGAGCCTCGAACGCTTCCGCAAGCAGTTCGCCGCCCAGCGGGCCGCGAACCTCACGCGCGAGGTCAGCTTCGCCGCGAACGTCACCAAGCCCTCCCCGCAGGCCATCAGCGTCGATCTCGAATCCCACACCCGCACCGAGAACTGGGGACAGTACGTCGACGAACTGGAGAACCGCGATATCGAGACGAACAACCTCGAATACGAGCTCCACGCCGCCACCGAGGGCGAGCGCGTCAACGTCACGGCGGCGGTCTCGGTCTCGGGCAAGAACCTGCTCAAACAGGCGACGAACCAGATGCTCAACAGCAGCGCCGGTCCGCAGGCGGGCCAGATGAACGAGTACGTCACGGCGTTCCGCGAGGCTGGTTTCCAAAAGGCCAAGATGGACGTCTCGCTCGACGACGGCCGGATGCGGATGGAGACCGGTGCGGCCTTCGAGAACATGACGGCGCTGCGCGACGCGTTCGTCACGCTCGAGGGTGACCAGTCCATCGGGAGCGTCGTCGGCCGCACCGAGAACGGCACCACGACTTCCTACGTCCGGGTCGAGGATGCCGTCTCGGAGAACGCCTCGGAGTCACAGGTCCGCGAACTCGCGTACGCTGACGACGACACGGCGGTCCACCTGCCGAACGCGTGGAACCGGACGATGCCGTCGGCGAACACCAGCGAGGCCGACGAATACCTCGGTATGACGGGCGCGACCTCCGGGCTGACCGGCCCCGGCTTCGGGGTCGTCGTCGCGGTGATCGCGCTGCTGGCCGCGGCGCTCGTCGCTGCCAGGCGGCGGGAGTAG